The following are from one region of the Synergistaceae bacterium DZ-S4 genome:
- a CDS encoding electron transfer flavoprotein subunit alpha/FixB family protein translates to MLRNATESKGIYVCGEVRKGKIHSVTMELIGKARELADKKNTEVTCILFCGDIIDPPEILFSYGADRVFLIKHEKLTYFNQEIAAKLLSFIIIKYMPEIVLAPATSEGRTYLPAVAAMVHTGLTADCTGLDIDPENGLLLQTRPAIGGNIMATIKTPEHVPQMSTVRPKTFRIPAPSKFYGEVIIPDIPENVFESRIKVLDMEYNSADEANIQDKEIIISGGKGLKRPENFSLIRELAELLGGGVGASRPTVEAKWISYPHQVGLSGKVVSPKFYLAAGISGAVQHLAGMQTANKIVAVNKDPDAPIFRVADVALCGEINDILPRLIARIRKEMKI, encoded by the coding sequence GAGCTAATAGGCAAGGCCAGAGAACTGGCAGATAAAAAAAATACCGAGGTTACGTGTATTCTTTTTTGCGGCGATATTATCGATCCGCCTGAAATATTGTTCTCATACGGTGCTGACCGGGTTTTTTTGATAAAGCATGAAAAACTTACATACTTTAATCAGGAAATTGCAGCAAAATTACTCAGTTTTATAATAATAAAATACATGCCTGAAATAGTTCTGGCTCCTGCAACATCAGAAGGCCGCACGTACCTTCCTGCAGTGGCTGCTATGGTTCATACTGGGCTCACCGCTGACTGTACAGGGCTCGATATAGACCCTGAAAATGGATTGCTGCTACAGACCCGGCCGGCCATAGGAGGGAATATCATGGCAACAATAAAGACACCGGAACATGTTCCTCAGATGTCTACTGTACGCCCCAAAACATTTCGTATACCAGCCCCTTCGAAATTTTACGGCGAGGTTATAATTCCTGATATTCCTGAAAATGTTTTTGAAAGTCGGATAAAAGTTCTGGATATGGAATATAACAGTGCGGATGAAGCGAATATACAGGATAAGGAGATAATTATTTCGGGTGGAAAAGGACTAAAAAGACCGGAAAACTTTTCTTTAATACGTGAACTTGCAGAACTGCTGGGAGGCGGAGTCGGTGCGTCACGTCCTACAGTAGAGGCAAAATGGATATCATATCCCCATCAAGTAGGCCTTTCCGGGAAAGTTGTCTCTCCCAAGTTTTATCTTGCCGCAGGTATTTCCGGAGCGGTTCAGCACCTGGCGGGAATGCAAACCGCAAATAAAATTGTTGCTGTAAATAAAGATCCGGATGCTCCCATTTTTCGGGTAGCAGATGTTGCTCTATGCGGGGAAATAAATGATATTCTTCCTAGGCTCATTGCGCGTATTCGTAAGGAGATGAAAATATGA
- a CDS encoding FAD-binding protein: MKANFSYTPVTESTVNDLISIFGKSGVSVDKEKIDAYSKDEVALHLWDKKYSAEVVCFGETTEQISALMKYANEHRIPVTPRGAGTGLSGGAVPACKGIELSLERMNHILDFDEENLTITVEPGVVTAEINKAATDHHLLYAGDPCSGDASFIGGNVAENAGGNKVIKYGATGSHVLGMEVVLPDGSVTWFGGKRRKDVTGYDFVHLMVGSEGTLGIVTKIILRLLPLSSFVVDLLVPFPDIPTALAAVPKVMTLGKAIPSSIEFMDKPSMLLTEKYLQTKFPYTSEAKAHIIFQYEGNNRDHLADEIERIGDICMESGALEVFVADNRTTRDKLWKGRKSVAEAVWAFAPVQLANEDVVVPTGSIPDFMDQLELICRRHSVDYAAYGHLGDGNMHVTLYIEKDTPDWHSIIEGARLEVYEVVKKLEGTLTGEHGVGLKRLKYVPSFLDEAQIDLIRRVKLAFDPNNILNPGKIVPWE, translated from the coding sequence ATGAAAGCAAATTTTTCCTATACTCCTGTCACCGAATCGACAGTTAATGACCTGATTTCTATTTTTGGGAAATCAGGTGTTTCTGTCGATAAGGAAAAAATTGATGCTTATTCAAAAGATGAAGTCGCTCTTCACCTATGGGATAAAAAATACAGTGCAGAGGTCGTTTGTTTTGGAGAAACAACAGAACAGATATCGGCTCTTATGAAATATGCAAATGAGCATCGTATTCCTGTAACTCCGCGTGGGGCAGGTACCGGTCTATCAGGAGGTGCTGTTCCTGCATGTAAAGGAATTGAACTTTCACTGGAAAGAATGAATCATATCCTTGATTTTGATGAGGAAAATTTAACTATTACTGTTGAACCCGGCGTTGTTACGGCCGAAATTAACAAAGCAGCAACGGATCATCATCTTCTTTACGCCGGTGATCCATGCAGCGGCGATGCTTCTTTTATCGGCGGGAATGTTGCAGAGAACGCGGGAGGGAATAAAGTTATTAAATATGGTGCTACCGGCAGCCATGTACTTGGAATGGAGGTAGTGCTACCGGACGGATCAGTGACGTGGTTTGGGGGAAAACGCCGGAAAGATGTTACCGGCTATGATTTTGTGCATCTAATGGTTGGTTCGGAAGGAACGCTTGGTATAGTAACAAAAATTATTTTGAGACTTCTTCCTCTCTCCTCATTTGTAGTGGATCTTCTTGTTCCATTTCCTGACATCCCTACTGCACTAGCTGCTGTTCCAAAGGTCATGACACTTGGAAAGGCGATACCAAGTTCAATTGAATTTATGGACAAGCCGTCTATGCTTCTTACTGAAAAATATCTCCAGACGAAGTTCCCATATACCAGCGAAGCCAAGGCACATATCATATTTCAGTATGAGGGGAACAACAGAGACCATCTTGCAGATGAAATAGAGCGTATTGGAGATATCTGCATGGAGAGCGGTGCTCTTGAGGTTTTTGTTGCCGACAACAGAACTACGAGGGATAAGCTTTGGAAAGGACGTAAAAGTGTAGCTGAGGCGGTATGGGCGTTTGCTCCTGTTCAGCTTGCCAATGAGGATGTTGTTGTTCCAACTGGCAGTATTCCGGATTTTATGGATCAACTGGAGCTTATTTGCCGCAGGCATAGTGTTGATTATGCTGCTTATGGGCATCTGGGGGACGGAAATATGCATGTTACACTTTACATCGAAAAAGATACCCCTGATTGGCATTCAATTATTGAAGGCGCCCGACTTGAAGTTTATGAGGTTGTAAAAAAACTTGAAGGAACTCTTACCGGAGAACACGGTGTCGGCCTCAAGAGGCTGAAATACGTCCCATCATTTCTTGATGAAGCCCAGATTGATCTCATTCGCAGAGTAAAACTTGCTTTTGATCCCAACAACATACTTAATCCAGGGAAAATTGTTCCTTGGGAATAA